The proteins below come from a single Bacteroidota bacterium genomic window:
- a CDS encoding sigma factor-like helix-turn-helix DNA-binding protein gives QIPEEFREVVVLRDVQNLAYEEIAEITGLPMGTVKSRINRGRTKLQGLLDEVYAVRMN, from the coding sequence CAGATCCCGGAGGAGTTCCGCGAGGTGGTCGTGCTGCGCGACGTGCAGAACCTGGCCTACGAGGAGATCGCGGAGATCACGGGGCTGCCGATGGGCACGGTCAAGAGCCGGATCAACCGGGGCCGGACCAAGCTCCAGGGCCTGCTCGACGAGGTGTACG